A genomic segment from Chitinophagaceae bacterium encodes:
- a CDS encoding peptide deformylase, which produces MIKLLIGTLTILCSLNCKAQNFTVAEQALIVSGDTSKLLRLIPLAEPEGKKYLRKISLDITCNDPLLPLLKERMYKAVTDSNHKGVGIAAPQVGINRNLIWVKRYDKPSMPFEFFINPKIIWHSKLLRKGFEGDLSFKENWGDVVRSHSILISYTDISGVQHIEMLEDFTAVIFQHETDHLFGILLTDRIAEQQNKKYTPYQSYRNGELLQEESP; this is translated from the coding sequence ATGATTAAACTTTTAATTGGAACGCTCACTATCCTTTGTTCGCTTAATTGTAAAGCCCAAAATTTTACAGTCGCCGAGCAAGCGCTCATTGTAAGCGGAGATACATCAAAACTATTGCGGCTTATTCCACTTGCCGAACCCGAAGGAAAAAAATATTTACGGAAAATATCGCTGGACATAACCTGCAATGACCCATTGTTGCCTTTGTTAAAAGAAAGAATGTATAAAGCTGTAACAGATTCCAATCATAAAGGTGTGGGTATTGCTGCACCGCAGGTGGGCATTAACAGAAACCTCATTTGGGTAAAGCGTTACGACAAACCCAGTATGCCCTTTGAGTTTTTTATTAACCCAAAAATTATCTGGCATTCAAAATTATTACGCAAAGGTTTTGAGGGCGATTTATCTTTTAAAGAAAACTGGGGCGATGTGGTACGCAGCCATTCCATACTCATTTCTTATACCGATATAAGTGGTGTACAGCATATTGAAATGCTGGAAGATTTTACAGCCGTAATTTTTCAACATGAAACCGATCACCTCTTTGGTATTTTATTAACCGACCGGATTGCGGAACAACAAAATAAAAAGTATACGCCTTATCAATCTTACAGAAATGGGGAATTATTGCAGGAAGAAAGCCCCTAA